In one window of Bombus fervidus isolate BK054 chromosome 4, iyBomFerv1, whole genome shotgun sequence DNA:
- the Ssadh gene encoding succinic semialdehyde dehydrogenase — translation MHPTFSNMHLLQRNISYYTAFLSRSMHLLKDQAYVNGKWIGGRKNETFPIYNPADQSVINNVPDMDVEDTKLAINAASKAFQSFNKTTAKERSDLLRNWYNLMVEHSEDLAKILTKENGKPITESKAEIKYGNSFVEWFSEEARRIDGEILQTPIANRKLFLYKEPIGVAALITPWNFPHAMITRKAAAALAVGCTCVIKPSEETPLTALALADLAEKAGFPQGTINVITTGLKNSPAVGKELCENFDVKVLSFTGSTNVGKILYKNSASTVKRLSLELGGNASFIVFDSADLDIAVHGAMASKFRNSGQTCVSANRFFVHSSKFDQFIEMFLSRIKSEIKMGDGSKKGVTHGPLIKESQLNVVHALVTDAIEKGAKVHCGGTPLPELGPLFYAPTLMTDVTKDMQIYNKEIFGPVAVIHKFETENEVIQCSNDTSVGLAGYFYSQDISQIFRVAKQLEVGMIGVNEGIISTAEAAFGGVKESGLGREGSKHGVDDFLQIKYLCLGNINYH, via the coding sequence ATGCATCCAACTTTCTCCAATATGCATCTattacaaagaaatatttcatattatactGCTTTCTTAAGTCGATCAATGCATCTTTTAAAAGATCAAGCATATGTAAATGGAAAATGGAtaggaggaagaaaaaatgaaacatttccTATTTATAATCCAGCTGATCAATCTGTTATTAACAATGTGCCTGACATGGATGTTGAAGATACAAAATTAGCAATTAATGCAGCATCTAAAGCTTTCCAATCATTTAATAAGACAACAGCAAAGGAACGAAGTGATTTACTTAGAAATTGGTATAATTTAATGGTAGAACATTCAGAAGACTTAGCAAAAATCTTAActaaagaaaatggaaaacctATCACAGAATCCAAAGCTGAGATCAAGTATGGAAATTCATTTGTTGAGTGGTTTTCAGAAGAAGCTAGACGAATTGATGGAGAAATACTGCAAACACCAATTGCTAACAGAAAGCTTTTTCTATACAAAGAGCCAATAGGTGTTGCTGCTTTAATTACACCATGGAATTTTCCACATGCTATGATTACACGTAAAGCAGCTGCTGCTCTTGCTGTTGGATGTACTTGTGTAATTAAACCATCAGAAGAAACACCCCTTACTGCTTTAGCATTAGCAGATCTTGCAGAAAAAGCAGGTTTTCCTCAGGGaacaataaatgtaattacaacaggtttaaaaaattctcctGCTGTTGGTAAAGAATTATGTGAAAATTTTGATGTAAAAGTTTTATCATTCACTGGTTCAACAAATGTGGGgaaaattttgtacaaaaacAGTGCTTCAACTGTAAAGCGGCTTAGTCTTGAATTAGGGGGTAATGCATCATTTATTGTTTTTGATTCTGCAGACTTAGATATAGCTGTACATGGTGCTATGGCAAGTAAGTTTCGTAATTCTGGTCAGACATGTGTTTCTGCAAATAGGTTCTTTGTACACAGTAGTAAATTTGACCAATTCATAGAAATGTTTTTATCAAGAAttaaaagtgaaattaaaatggGTGATGGTAGTAAGAAAGGTGTCACACATGGGCCTCTCATTAAAGAAAGTCAGTTAAATGTGGTACATGCATTAGTTACTGATGCCATAGAAAAAGGAGCGAAAGTGCATTGTGGTGGTACACCATTACCTGAGTTAGGACCACTATTTTATGCTCCCACACTTATGACAGATGTTACCAAAGACATGCAAATTTACAACAAGGAAATTTTTGGTCCAGTAGCTGTTATTCATAAGTTTGAAACTGAAAATGAAGTTATACAATGCTCTAATGATACATCTGTTGGATTAGCTGGATATTTTTACTCCCAAGATATATCACAAATATTTAGGGTAGCAAAACAATTAGAGGTTGGAATGATTGGTGTGAATGAAGGGATAATTTCTACTGCAGAGGCTGCTTTTGGAGGGGTAAAAGAATCAGGTTTAGGAAGAGAGGGTTCTAAACATGGTGTTGATGATTTCCTTCAGATAAAGTATTTATGTcttggaaatattaattatcattga